The following proteins are co-located in the Dromiciops gliroides isolate mDroGli1 chromosome 2, mDroGli1.pri, whole genome shotgun sequence genome:
- the PFDN4 gene encoding prefoldin subunit 4: MAATMKKAAAEDVNVTFEDQQKINKFARNTSRITELKEEIDIKKKQLQNLEDACDDIMMMDEDSLMIPYQIGDVFISHSQDETQEMLEEAKKNLQDEIDALESRVESIQRVLADLKVQLYAKFGSNINLEADDS, translated from the exons ATGGCCGCCACCATGAAGAAGGCG GCTGCAGAAGATGTCAATGTTACTTTTGAAGACCAACAAAAGATTAACAAATTTGCACGGAATACTAGTAGAATCACAGaactgaaggaagaaatagacattAAAAAG AAACAGCTTCAAAATTTAGAGGATGCTTGCGATGATATAATGATGATGGATGAAGATTCTTTAATGATTCCCTATCAAATTGGTGATGTTTTTATTAGCCACTCTCAAGATGAAACTCAAGAAATGTTGGAAGAAGCTAAG AAAAATTTGCAAGATGAAATTGATGCATTAGAATCCAGAGTTGAATCAATCCAACGGGTGTTAGCCGATTTGAAAGTTCAATTATATGCAAAATTTGGGAGCAACATAAACCTTGAAGCAGATGACAGTTAA